Proteins encoded by one window of Lycium barbarum isolate Lr01 chromosome 11, ASM1917538v2, whole genome shotgun sequence:
- the LOC132619435 gene encoding uncharacterized protein LOC132619435 → MARFLVSSLAVDDSSSKAGAMISYSEGLFLPCVIIFSVLVVSVVVFACTDHPEKDTVSMKKKKNKPKSVGTCASNIGGAGSMIMYSGAGSGGGACCGGSGGGGSCGGGGCGGSGCGGGGC, encoded by the coding sequence ATGGCTAGGTTCTTGGTTTCTTCTTTGGCTGTTGATGACAGTTCTAGTAAAGCTGGTGCTATGATTAGCTACTCTGAAGGCCTGTTTTTGCCTTGTGTTATCATTTTCTCCGTTTTGGTGGTGTCAGTAGTTGTATTTGCATGTACTGATCATCCTGAAAAAGACACAGTATCtatgaagaaaaagaaaaacaagccTAAGTCCGTTGGTACTTGTGCTTCTAATATTGGTGGTGCTGGTAGCATGATCATGTATTCTGGTGCTGGCAGTGGCGGTGGTGCTTGCTGTGGTGGCAGTGGTGGAGGTGGCAGCTGTGGCGGTGGCGGCTGTGGTGGCAGTGGCTGTGGCGGTGGTGGTTGCTGA